GCCATTctaaaacttttttttttgtttgcctATTTTAAGGGGGTTCACATTCCGTCTCTGCAGGTGTAATCATGGGATCGATGACAACTGCAAATGCAGAAACAACAAAATGCCATTTGTAAAATGATGAGATAAATCTCTTCCAAATGGAAGGAATGGGAAAGTAAAAGCCAATTTTCATGATGAAGAAAAGTGTGTTCACTGATTGACCACTTGCTACAGACACTGCCCAATGTTGCTTTCCATTGGGAGCTCAAATAGTGGATGCACATGGGCAGTTGATCTGCTACTATCCATTTGTTCTACTAAGGTTGATCTTTGTCACAGGAACTAACTCAGAACAAAAGTTAAGGTTAGCAGTTGATTCCACTAGTACCTACAGTCCTCCAGTTGCCATTTTTCAAGTTGTTATAACACAGACAGCAAATTTCAACTGTTAAAAGCATCACAAAAACATAATCCTGTCTTCCCCTAAAAAAGTCTCACAAGTGTACTTTCCTAAAAGAAAGAGGGGGTGTGATCACTGGGAAGCAATCAGGAGTCAGAATCTTGACCGATTTTTGCACATTGCTCCTCACTCCGTGATCAAAAGACATGGAGGGGGCACTGGAAGGGGTTCCCAAGAAAATGACGGTTTCTTGAAAAATTAATTTGTTGGTATTTTCAATTTCAAATTTAAATGTTGCGCATGCAGTGATTTACTTCCCAGAGGAGAGTGGGAAAATATAACTAAGCAACAGCAAATTCTACATTTGTATTTTTAGCTTTTTCTTCCCACCCAATTCCTAATTTTACTGTTTGATGGATAAAAGCAAAATTGAACATAATTATGAAATATGTTTCAACTGATTTGAATGATAGCATCAATGCATGAATGAAAATTCAGAAATACAGGTAGAGCATTTTTCACAGTTCATAATTCTAAAGTTCTTGAATGCTCACTTGCATTTTTTCTAGTGATAGTGACATCATGTACAGAGGGATTTACCTTGCTCACTTTGTTTTGATTTTAGGATGCAGGACACAATCATAATGAATCCAAGTAGAATTGTCACAGGAACAACAATTGCTGCAATGAGATAACTCCTCTTCATTGAAGGGAACTTATCATAATTTTCATCTGTCTTTTCCACTTCTAAAAGTTAAAAGCAGTGGTAATTAAAACTTGGTAATTAAAACAGCAGCCTAGTTTACAAATCAACATTACAGCCCATTTAAAATAGAAATCAGTAACTGTAGCTAGTAGAAATACTACCAGCTTGCATACATACATTACTAATGGGATATGTATCTTATCTAAACTTTAggaaatttgtttttgttcatgTTGTTGAAGTATCTTGGGAGACCTTATTGCATCGAAGTTGGTTTTGCAACTGatctgtgatgcagagtgatgtcgagggcctggcttcaattccttcAACACCTGCTGAAatcaccatgaaggattctccctCAACCTGTCTCTCCCCagaggtatggtgaccctcaggttaaaccatcagtcatctatctccctctccagTGATAAAGCAGTCCTATATAGTTAGGACTATTGCCATTTTACCTTTATTAGGTAATAACAAGTTGTTGGTGTTTTTAAATTATCAGTGTGAAATAGGGTGACTTGTATTTATGGAATTGTTTATTCTATTAGTTGCCTCACTTTGTAGCATATACAAGGAACTGTCATTTTGACAAGTCTGTTGAGATCAGAAACTCACTGGCTCTGGATTCCTGGCTCCTAGCTAGCATTCTGCTCTCATGCAACAGACTACATTATGTATAATCAGTGAACTATTCACCATATTGCTACTCAAATAGGATTTCTAATAATCCTGATGAAAATGTAGCAGTCAGAACTATTTCCAATCTAGTAACCTTTTCTCCATTATTGCCGCATGTCTTCTCCCTTAATGTAGATAGAGGCAAATGTTCATAAGCATGCAGCAAAAGCTGCAATGCTGGAATCAGGAAGCCTAATTAATCTCTCAGTCATATGGCATTGGAGATTTTCCAATGGCAAGCAGTTAGTCAGGTCTGACAAGAGGTGACAAAGGGCTTACATGATGTCATGGGACAAAATaaactgcgtgtgtgtgtgtacattgatcaaataaaaaaaaaaggtaATAAAAAAAGTTACCTACCTTTAATGTGTAAAATGGCTGAAGTATTCATATTAGTTTCCTTATTCCAGAACATACACAAATAAGCATCATTAGTCTCTGCTTTTATTCTAAGTACACTTCTGATATTGTACAATCCATCGGTGCCAGTAAAGTGGGTGGTATTTGCTGTTTCGTTAATGTCAGATCCATTTGCATAATACCAGATAACCTCAGCTAAAGGATATCCGACAGATTGACAGACaaactctgtctctttcttttcttttgttttgatggTCTCTATGTGTTTGTAAGATGCTGTAAAATAGAAAAGATATGGTGTCATTTAACCTGGCTGTGATTTTAAAACGTTCTGAAGTTATTGTATTTTTACGGGAAGATTTTCACTGTGTACAGTTTAAATCAGTACAAAACTTGTTTCTTTGCTACTATTTTCTTACTTTTCCACTTTTCTAGTTTTCAAGCACTAATGCTTTGAGATGCTTAGATTGTTCCTGAGTTACACCTTTGTGGCTTAATTTCACAACACGTGTTGGCCTCTATTGAACTCTGCCTGTGTCCTGTGCCTCCATGTGACAGAACACTTGAGATCAACAGCTCCTTGCTTAGGGAATTACTGACACAGCCTCGCACTTAAGAACAATTTAAATCttaaattttaaaagtttgcCCACCTCTGACTTCCAGTGCAGTCTCTTTATAATCCACTCCATTGAGATCAATAAGACAGCGGTAGGTCCCTGCATCAGAAACTCTAACTTGATTAATCTCCAGCACTGCACGACCTCTGCGGAGTTCATCCAGCAGCAGAAATGCTCGTTCTCGGTATTCCTGGGGTTGGGCCTCAAGAACTGGTTTCCCGTTCATCAACTGATAAACCAATCGAGAAGTTCCATCATCGAGCACATAATGCCAGTACACCTTTATCTGGTTTGCATTAAAGTTGGATTCAACTGGAAACTGACATTCCATTGTAATGTTATTTCCATAGGATGCAATGTAGGacgttctgggagcagtgaccatAAAAATACCTGAAATGATAGAATGTGGAATTATTCAACGGTTTTTGACAGAAATATGGATTAACTTGTCATAGTTTTCTTGACTGCTGCCATAATAATCAGCTCCCTGagaaacagcattaacattg
The DNA window shown above is from Chiloscyllium punctatum isolate Juve2018m chromosome 2, sChiPun1.3, whole genome shotgun sequence and carries:
- the LOC140487965 gene encoding programmed cell death 1 ligand 1-like, giving the protein MKTLSLLIVLGAQLPLVTGIFMVTAPRTSYIASYGNNITMECQFPVESNFNANQIKVYWHYVLDDGTSRLVYQLMNGKPVLEAQPQEYRERAFLLLDELRRGRAVLEINQVRVSDAGTYRCLIDLNGVDYKETALEVRASYKHIETIKTKEKKETEFVCQSVGYPLAEVIWYYANGSDINETANTTHFTGTDGLYNIRSVLRIKAETNDAYLCMFWNKETNMNTSAILHIKEVEKTDENYDKFPSMKRSYLIAAIVVPVTILLGFIMIVSCILKSKQSEQVVIDPMITPAETECEPP